The Glycine soja cultivar W05 chromosome 4, ASM419377v2, whole genome shotgun sequence genomic sequence TGAAAGGTTGGACATAATTATCAATATCCTTTTTGTTAGCGTATAAAGCTATTAGTCAACGGGGGTGTCCAATAGCATTCAAGTCCACTTGCATTTCTGAGATGTGAAAGGTGATTATGAATATGCTTTTTTCTTTGCATTATTGCATATAAATTGGCAACATATGGTACCACTTATGTTCAATGTGGGAACCAAGTAATTTTGGTCATTGATTAATTCTGCAATTGAGCAGAGGAGCCATGGCCAAAATCGCACTTGGAAGCACCCGAGAGGCCACTCAGCCAGACTGCATTCAGGCCCTCATCGTTGAATTCATAGCCACCTTCCTCTTTGTCTTTGTTGGCGTTGGTTCTTCCATGGTCGTTGGTATCTATCTACTAATCACCTTCTTAATTACTTCTAATATATTACATCACCATCTTAtagaataatttattatgaCTTACTTACCTTGGTTTTGGATCATGttctttttccttaattttagACAAGCTTGGTGGGGATGCACTAGTGGGATTGTTTGCTGTGGCCGTGGCACATGCACTTGTGGTGGCTGTAATGATCTCCGCCGCCCACATTTCCGGTGGCCACCTCAACCCCGCCGTCACCCTTGGCCTCCTCGCCGGTGGTCACATCACCATCTTTCGTTCCATGCTCTATTGGATTGATCAATTAGTAGCAGCCGCAACAGCTTCTTATCTCCTTTACTACCTCTCAGGAGGACAGGTAATAATATTCGTTAAAAaaatgacctttttttttttgtaattatatgttaaaaaatcaaaatatataatacttttcaaatcaaatttacCCTTAATCAGCTCGCAGTCAAGACTTCAATCTCTAGGTTCGTGTATATGAAATAGTGAGAAATATTGTTAcctcttaaataaattaatcttaataattcaaaaaattaattttcaaatttctacTATGAAATATTCTGGATTTATCAAATCAAATGTGTCctataaaatgagtttaatttgaacaaataattatgattttcaaAGTACAGTAGACTTATTGTATAGGACAATTAATTTATCATCAGATAACTGTATAAAAAAATCCTTACACTACAACTccatttgaattaaattaacatACTTAAGTTGCAGTATTCCGTTCAATCTCATCCTTCTAGCTTCTTATTTGTATATTAGGGTATGCATCAATGTGTATTGTTTGTTTTGCAGGCAACTCCAGTTCATACGCTGGCCAGTGGAGTGGGGTATGGTCAAGGAGTAGTTTGGGAGATTGTGTTGACGTTTTCTTTGTTGTTCACTGTGTATGCGACCATGGTGGATCCCAAGAAGGGAGCACTTGCTGGGCTTGGGCCAACGCTGGTTGGGTTTGTGGTTGGGGCCAACATCCTCGCAGGTGGGGCTTACTCTGCTGCTTCTATGAACCCAGCAAGGTCTTTTGGGCCTGCCTTGGTCGCTGGAAACTGGACCGATCATTGGGTTTACTGGGTTGGGCCTCTCATTGGTGGTGGCCTTGCTGGTTACATCTATGAGACTTTCTTCATTGACCGATCTCATGTTCCACTTCCTCGTGATCAAGAAAACTAAACAATAGGATTGACAACTTGGACTTTCATCCCTTCTTAAAAAATGCTGCATTATTGTAGttaatttaatctaataataatCTTTCTTTTTGCGTGTTATGTATGTTTGAAAAGGTctatttatgtataatatatCGTTAAATGATCTTCCCCAAAATAAGATCAACGATTTAGTTGAGATCTGGCACCCTGTGTAGACTTTGTGGACAggaatgaatgaataaatatatatttcaatggCTTCTGCTTTAGATTTGAGAAAAGGAATTGAGACAAGTGGTAGTgatatgtataaattattttatatagtacatatacattaaattaaattcatgtttagttgttttaatgACATAAAAATGTTCAATTATTGAATGTGGTCTTTGTGATCTGATGTTTATACCAAATTAAATACGACAAGATAAACGTGAGTGTCTAACTGTATATAGACACACGAGTTGTTACGCATATTATTCTTGTAGTACATGTCcaaccaaaattaatttattagtataaatattatgcgttaatattaacattattatacattaatagtgtatataattttcttaccataaaaaatattgtaattgaATCATAACATACACAGACGCCATAAATTtagttcccccccccccccccttcaaaataatgctttttcttcaagctttttgaaaaattataattttgtattttaaaataatttaaatatgcaataaattagtttgaaaccattaaataatttaattcattctTAAATGCGGCGGAGCTAATCGTTGATTATTCTTTTCAGGCTCATGAATTTTGCTTTCACTCTTGTCAATGCTCAATATCGTGTTAGGTTGTTTATTTATGTCCCTTTCTACTATTGGAAACGCAGAAAAGAGGGGGTATGTTTATGTTTACTaagaatcttgaattcattttctcttctaagCTTGAAAAGAATGTGCAGGTTGTGAAAACACAACACTCCTTGGCCAAATTTAGAGTCCAATGCACTCCCATCGCCTCCGCATAATGGGGTAGAAACTAGGTACGTAGGGATAAATTTGGATATGCAACTCAATCTGTGAAAACTGCACCTAGATCAGTTGTTCTATTCTATTGCCATGACTGACAAAAGCATCATTATCAATATTAAAGTTATTAACTTCAACAACTCCTTGGGACGGAGTTCGATCTCCATGAATTGACAAGGGCATGCATCTTTATGAGCAGAAGGGAGCATTAACCATGAAGACCCAAATTGCTAACCACCAAGCACTGAAGCAAACCAAATTGGCTATACTTCTATAATATACTGTATATACGAGAAAAAAGAGCATGTGCTACTGTCTCCACCTCATCTTTAACATGTTGTGTTTGAATTGATGACGAGTTGAAATCACTGTAATTTTTTGGTACTGAACGTATTTTTGATGAATAAATTCAGTTTTGTGACATTTATTTACTCTCAAaagtatatttacatattaaaattttgtcttTAGACTTGATTTTATAGAAGTAAGACTTGAATTGCTTATACAAACACAATTTACAAACTTTAATTTAACCAGCATTTaagtttagaaattttaatcacactaaattaataatatatatcaacCAAGAGTTTGATGAACTTGGTCTTGGTTTATTCAATACGTAAGCAATTATGACATTTTATAGGTCACTGCCGAGAGAAAGAATTtgggtgaaaaataaaaagaaatagaaaataaatgtataaatataattataattattatcagGGACAAATCCACTTATAATACAGTGTGGGGGCAATTAACCCACAAACATTTTAACTTTTCttagtataattattttataattataaattattttcacaatttaaaatattttaaaaaataatttataatattattgtccCCACAAATCGATctactcttttttattattatctcaattaaatattcttaatattttctttcttttctgttttgaaTGACACATTTTGCACAGTATCCCAATAATTAGTTTAGAAATTTCTTTCAACCATTTCAAATAacctttttttaatctatataaCTAAAATTCTCAATTGTCTATTCTGTCAATCAActatctttaaattaaattttaatattttaaaaaataatatttaaaaataatttcctaTCACAATTTAAATTGACTATATAtaaatccaaaatctcatttatgtatttaaatctatttattataaattataattatatataatatataaaataaaatagtatacCATTTGGTTGAATTGCTTctagatgatatatatatatatatatatatatatatatatatatatatatatatatatatatatatatatatatatatatatatatatatattatctcagTATATCCATTATGCTTTCGAGCCATTCCCAAGGCATTAAGAATCTCATGATAACTTTGAATCAAGATTTCTATAAACCATAAAGATAACCCCTCCAATTGATATCAATATTCGGTGTTCTGGTACACAAGATCCTCAGAATAGGCGAGTGTAGAGCATACTAGCTGGTGAGAGGTTCAGATGAtaaccattatataactcaaaGTTTCAGAGAAGATGAAGTTTAGAGAAAAGTCATTTTAGTAAAAAGAGAGTATTATTGGATTCAGTGTGCCTAAACATACAGACTAGTCCCCTTCATATAGGAGGAGGACGAACACTAACATACAAAGTCTTATCCCGTGAAGGATAAGATTATTACAAAAGAAGATAACATAGAATCTAAAAGCAAGATAAGGTTGTGTAGACTTAAGATAAGGTTGATACGTAAAGCAGACACGTGGCACACGATGAGAAGGATATGATTACGATCATTCTTATCTTGAAAGTTACTCTCTCTACTGCACACCTTTATACAAGATTCCTTTAGCAGTCCACTAATCAGATCTGGTGGATATTGACAAGTTGTAAAGTTGCACTTTTGACCGGGTGAGACTTCCATACACTGGGTGACGATAAGAATATCGCTTTTtgtgtaacaattcctctatcAATTAAGCATTGTAGTCTTCCAAGTCTTGTTCTAAAGCAGAATTGTCATCAACTAAATCTTCTACTTTTTGAAACTCAGGATCTGGAACATAAATCTCTATGCGAATTTGACTGTCCTTAACATTCTGAAGTATTATCCTATCAGTAGGATAACAATCCTTTGGTCTTTGGGATGAACTTGGTAGATCTGGGTCCAAAGGTCTGCGTGAATAATTGTTAATCTCATAGAGATGTCTCGCTAGCTAGTTCCGATAGCTTTCTTCTAAGGGATATGCTTCAAACGTTCCCCAGATTTGAGCTTCATTTCTAGATCAAAGTTTTCCTTGTTCCATAAAATAAGGACAGTGAATAATCACAATAGAAACCAAATTTCCTATGTGATCTTCTAAGATTCCTCTTTGTCTTTCAATGTCTAGAATCTGTTTCAGCTTCATACGCCACCAAGCTAAAGGAGAAAACCATTCTAACATTGTCCATAGAAAATATTCATCTTTATATGGATTTATCAAGATGTGGTATGTCATCAGAGGCTTTAAGGCAACAGGGATAGAGTATTGAACTGTATTACACCAAATAGCCCATATGGTTGGTTCACACAAATTCCATCCAATCTCTCAGAAGAGTTCAAATATAGCTCCAAAGGGTATCTTAGGGTCAAATATTTACACGTGTATTTGAATCTCATGGTTTCATGAAGGAAATGGAAGTAATGAGACTTAGCATATTCAAGAATTTGTGTTGGAGTATGGGTAACTAACCCTGGAGGGAAAACCCTAATGGTTTTGGCTGTTTTAGCTAGGGGTTTTACCATGAATATCAGCGGGAAGGAGTGAGTAGAAGTTATCACCTTAACAGTCTTGCTTGGTCTGGATAAAAAAATCAAGGATCAAATTATTCTTCCTTTTTATGTGTTTCACAGAAAAATCATATCTAGAGAACCAATCCTTGAGCCTTAAGATTTGAGGATCTAATGACATCTTGTTTTTGAATTCCAAAATTTAAGAAATGAAGAATTATCCTTGTGTACTTGAAATTGATGTCCTCtcagatgaaaatcaaatttcttgattccatttttttttaccgcCAATGCCTCTTTGAATGTAGTATGATAATGTTTCTCAGCTTCCTTGAATTGTCCACTGGCATGACCATAGTAATAATTCTTCTCCCCTTCTTATTCCATCAAAATAACTTCCCAGTAATGGTCACTTGTATCAGTCTGTAATATCTTTTGATCTGTCCCAGGAATCTTCAAGGCCGGAGGATTTTGAGCAACCTTTTTGAGCTCCTTAACTGCTATTGTCTGTTCTTCTGACCATGGAGAAGAATTTTTCTTCAAGAGTTTGGACAATGAGCTAGTATATTGAGCTGCTCTAGGGATAAAATCTCTGATATAATTTACAATTCCCAAGAATTGCTGGATTTGTTTGACTGTGAGGAATTCATCAAGAAAATTTAACAGCTCTTGAGCTATTTGAGGTTGAGGCTGACAGGTACCTCTGAAAAAATGCATCCCTAATAAATCAATTTGGGATTGAGCTAGCTGGATCTTTTTCTCTGAGAGCATGATCCCATGCTGATTGGCTATCTCAAAAAATTGATTCAACAAGTTTTTATGAGAGAATATCTTTTGAGAAGAGAAGGATGTCATCTATGTAAACAAGGGTGTTTTCCAGAATAGGTTCAAAAATCTTGGTCATGGTTTTCTGGAAAAGAGAAGGTGCTACTTTTAGACCAAATGGAAGGACTGTCCATTGGTACTTTGCATTTAGAATACAAAAGGCCGTCTTATACCGATCTTTTGGTTTTAGGTCAAGTTGCCAAAAACCtgattttaaatcaaactttgaaaataagTTTGATTCTCTGATCAAGGTAGGGAGAGAAAAAGCCTTTGGGATTGGAAACTTATCATCTTTGAGAAAATGATTGAGGGGCTTATAGTCAATGACCAACCTTTTCTTTCCTCTTAATTTTTCAGCTATTTTTTCTACATAAAAGGCTTGGCATGCCCAATTTGACTGGGTTGGCTCAATCAATCCTTGCCTTAGCAAATCTTGGCATTCTTGTCTGGCTGCCTGTGGATCTGAAGGTGACATCCCTGTATGGGTTGCCTTTGTTGGAGTGATATCTTCATTTAATCTAAATGGTAAATCAACAAagtattctttatttttccatAAAGGATATGGATGCTTGAAATTTTCATGATTGTCTGCACATAAGGaagaaatcttttgtttaaactcTCTCAAACTTCTGGTGGGGCTTCTGCTAAAGAGAAAAAGCctcataatttttgaaaaaggcTTGAAATctcttttgaatttgatccCGGTAGAATGTATTTGGAGTTTGTTGGCAAGCCTCTTTTTCCCCTTGGTGTCACCTGgcagaattttctttttctttggtgaGTAGTGGCAAGACTTCTCTTTGCATTTGATATCTAAGTAAGGCTTTTTGCATGCTTTGCTATACTTGACTTTTCTGTTCATGATATCATAGAGATACTGGTGTTGTCTACATAATTTGTCAATGACCTCTAGAGTGAATTGATGGATTTGTCCCATGGACATGGTAGAAAAATCCATTTGGGTAGTTGCTACTATTTTATTTAACTCTGGTTGTATTTCTTCTAGTAATGAAGTCACATAAGTATTCTTTAGACTAGGATCATTGAGACCATTGAGAAGATAAAATCTTTGATTCATTCTTTGAAAGTGTTTGtccaaatcttttatttttaatgaacaaCACCTCATCTCAAAGAATTCATGTCTGATCTTTCTTTCAATGATTTTCCTTTCTCCAATAAATTCCCGATGGAGAGCTCCTAAAACACCTATAGTAGATCCCAATTCATGGAATTGGTTTTGATGAACGACTTCTAGATTGTGATACCACTCCTTCAGGGTTCCCGTCATCCGACAACAAAATTCTTTAATTACTCTATAAGGATCCGCATCTTTCATGAATTTTGTATCAAGCCATGCTTCCATCTCAATGAGTTTTTTCCTCCATTCCTTTGGGGGAGTATTGTTGAGactttggcaagtgcaccaaatcgCTCTTAAGTAGTaaaactcggaagtccgagtatcgTTTCCGTAGGGATTTTATTGCACTTTATCAAATACTTATCAATTTGTAAGTatgagtaaaaataataaagataggAATAAGTGCAGGAATAGATTGCTCATGCTAAGTCGAATAGtttaaaaaggaaagacaattaataaaaatgccAAGACCGGACAAACCCAATTGGCCTACGATGCATGTAAATATGATATTCATTACCAATGCACTGATAttagttctacccacatctgttaattacttgcccctgatgcctcacgttgacaagcctattttaactacctatcttccaaatgcctttgcgaagattcaataattaaaatgcattaaggtTAAATTCTAGATGTTGCTTAAACGCATGGGCAGTGAGTTATCATTCTATGCCTAACAATGCTAACCCAAGGATTCTTTTCTTAGGATGTTCTGTTAGGTGTTACCCTTTCCCAAGtgtataacccctaaaactaatgcatgcattAATTCTTAAATCCTTATTTGGAAATACTCTCTCCCGAGCGAATAAAACCCAAAAGAAATTTAAGAACAAATGCAAGATAACAAGAAAAgaattagaacagaaaaacttGGAAAAAATTCCCTTTGCATTGATAATTCTTGAAGCACACCGTACAtagttggctttttaggcctgccaggccctagctaggggattagccactcatggccattgagggcttacaaatgggggtgaaagaaagaatggggataataaaaacaaagaatataaGGAAAGAAGGGAGAGCTCAGGCTTGGAGTGCTGAGAACAGTGCTCTGAGATGAGGTGGTGGTTCCTTGGGActggctctctatttatagttgctgAAGTGGGCTTTTGGGCCTTCATAGTCGCGCTCAGCGTGACAccttgcgcttagcgcgttcgGATCGCGCGCTCAGCGCGCCTTGCAGGCTTAGCCTGTGCTTCTATTGGATCGCGCGCTGGGCGCGTAGCTGGGCTTAGCGCGCGTAACGGTTTCTGCTTCCTCGTGCTTAACGCCACGCTTAGCGCATGCATTTGGTTGCTCGCTCAGCGCCTgacgcgcgcttagcgcgagtgtTGGGCTGGGCCTGCTTCaaaactctttctttctcttcatttctATTGCCCTTTTTGCTTAATGTAATCTCATTTTTCGTATCTGCAAccagaaattcaatttaattactttatcaacttttaattgtaaataactactaaataattaattttaggccaaaatttgactatttaactactattaatttgtaattatttagcagttatcaagtATCGTCAAGAGTAAACCAAGGTCCTGCATTTGGTTTGGAGGATGAACTTGTTGAGATCAATGGTTCTTCTTCTACGGGAGAGCCATAGAATGGTTCTTCCGTGGATCGAGCCATCAAAATGTTTGAGATGTCCATATAcccaacttcttcttcttcatcagaATAAGACTTTTCTGCTTCTGTTGAAGATTATTCAGATTGTTCTTTAAATTCATCCCAGtttcattagatttttttaaagtttctgGCTTTTCTCTAGTTGATAATTGGGAATAAGGATCCTGAGAATCTTGAAAGTCATGGGTATCTTTCTTTAGAGTGTTTTCTAATTTTGTGGGAGATTCAACTGACTCTTGGGAagagatatttaattttgtaggtTTTTTCTTTGGTGGTTctgattttttcttataagcaGAAGCTATAGGTAAAGACCATGATGGACTAGCTTTGGGAAAAAAGTAATCTAGAGGATTTTGGGATGGAGAATAGAAAGTAGGAGAAGGAGGGGCTAAAAAGGAGTAAGGATCTAACatagatttttgtttttctatcatCTTTGACTCTATGTCTTAATCCAGATCCAAATGCTGGACTTGGGCTTTGAGCCTCCTTATTTCTCTTTCCTTGGCGTCTGAAACCACTCCAAAAGTggtctttcttccttcttcttcaaGCTTAGAAATTTCTTTGAAAAGTTAATGATATTGTTTCTTCATCCTTTCAGACAGATATTGTAACCTTTCATCATTTGTGCTTGCTTGGGTATAGATCTTGTCAATTTTCTCATCTATCTTCTTCAAGGGATGATTCTGGGCTCTAGCATTATCTATCTGTCAGTTTAAGACTTCTTCAGCTTGGCTAGGAGATTTAAGCTTCCCTTCTAGTCCTACTTCTACAAAAATTATGTAGAACTTAGTTGAAACTTTTGTCATTAGGTCTGTCTTTCTGTCAAGAGATGGAACGCTGTAGGTACTTTAAGGATCTTGAAAGATGGATGATGGATGATGGATGATTCCATTCAAGAATTTCTGTCAGCCTTTTCTCCTTCCAAGAAGGGAtatctcttctttatttccGTCAATGGTccattttatgataaattaatattaccCTCAATCTACTGAATGTGACTGATTATTGTACCGTACTCTCTCACGTGTCATAATCACCTTCCTTGCTCCTTGGGTATACCCCTACTCTCTCTCGCAGTTATCACCATTCACCTTCCTTTTTGTCTTTGCGTTGTACGTTACACAAGTCAAGATTGCTGTCACGAAGTCGTCCATTAATGGCAAGTCTGCACTCGATCTGCAGCAAGTACTTGTTGCATTCCTCGCTAGCTACTACACCACCGAAGAGCGTTGGTACGTAATTCTTCATAAATCATCCATGTACAGAAAAACAATGCTAGCTACTACGTGTTCACatggttttcaatttcaattgccATTTTATCATCACAATGCATGGCATTAGgaaaattttcagaaaaatgtGACTAAGGCAGTAAAACCTTTATATTATATGTATTGCGGTGGCAATAGCAGGTATATCATATATAGAGACAGCAATTTAAAAACCTTgcacatacatatatatcaaCTCATCGGCTAccgaaaaaaaatactaactcattcattttatttatttatttaatagtaaATTTCAATTCATCCTAAACCATTGACGCATTCTATGCGTACCCATATACTGTTTTATTTCAAGACAAGGTTATTAAACTATTTAAAGTAAAGTAATAGCAGCTAGCTAGTTACGAACTAACTAACAATTtccgtatatatatatactcctaTACCTAAGTATAATACAGAGCTAGAAGAGATATTACAAGAAAAATGTGACATGCTTGCTTCCGGTTATCCTTTTACTCCTTGAGCTAGCGTAGGGGAAGACATATTTATCAATGATgatcaaggtttttttttttttttaaaaaaaatcatctcgG encodes the following:
- the LOC114409116 gene encoding aquaporin TIP4-1-like: MAKIALGSTREATQPDCIQALIVEFIATFLFVFVGVGSSMVVDKLGGDALVGLFAVAVAHALVVAVMISAAHISGGHLNPAVTLGLLAGGHITIFRSMLYWIDQLVAAATASYLLYYLSGGQATPVHTLASGVGYGQGVVWEIVLTFSLLFTVYATMVDPKKGALAGLGPTLVGFVVGANILAGGAYSAASMNPARSFGPALVAGNWTDHWVYWVGPLIGGGLAGYIYETFFIDRSHVPLPRDQEN